The genomic window AAAATATCTAAGGTAAGTTaccctatgaaaaaaaaaggacagtaTGGTCATGCAATAGATGGACATCAAaaatgagaaaagaaagaagacatACCTTATGCTTATGACTAGGAATTTCAGGGCGCTCGCCTAGGGATGATCCATCACTCGCTGCCCCCAAGGAAGAACATCTTCCCCAGCTCTCTCGGTTTGAACTTGTGTATGAGCAGCACTCCTCATTTTGCCTGTGAGATTTATCCTACAAAAGGAAGTAATACTTTGTATCAGTGAGATAGCAAAACAGTTCTATGTAATATTCTGTACTCAGGGAACAATCAAATGTAGCAGAGCAACAAAATATGCTTTTGGTGTTTTGTAGGAACAACAAACATATGGTAATCCACATTAAGGGAACTATACCATATGTTGATGTAAAGATGTTTACAGAACACAGTGTTAAATtacaatgcaaaaaaaaactattttatgCTTCAAAATCCTCATTTATTTTACCTCTAAATGAGACTCAGCAGTGTGAGTGTCCATCTCAGTGAGGTTATGATTTTCATCCAAAAGAAAATCCTGCATTCAGATGGAGATACTCAGCTAAGATCTCAAGTACTTGAGGCAAACCAACCACTGATGAACTTACCAAGTCATTATCTGTTTTAATAGACAACTGATTGACCCTCTCTGTCAGCAATTCAACCACTGATTTTGTAGCTaacaaaatgaaaaaggaaTTGACTTAGGGATCACAATGATAATTCATGATATCAATTTAATAACCTACTAAGGGAACTGACTCACACCATTTGTGAAGTTAGCTGCAGCTGCCGATGAACTGCCTGCATCAGGACCAGCAGCCCTTAGACCATTGATGATTTCATACAGTAAGCTCTGAAAAATACAAGCAAATTGGTTGgtaatttcctcaaaatttctGATAATATAGGCATTAAAAAAAGGATAATCACCTCATTTGTTCCAGCTCCAACCTTAAAAGCACCAAGGTTGTAGTACTTATCTAACTTATTTGAGCATACTGAAGGAAACTGAGGTGGGTGTAGAACATTATAGAAGAATATTGAAACAGAATCATAATAAAATTGAGGCCTGGGGGAATTGTGATCGCCAtcaaatttgattaagtttTTGTCCCCCTGTAGACAAATACACCAAGAAAATGAGTTATAAATGTATTTAGCATGCATCCATTAACTGTTCAGCCTTTGTAAAGCAAGCAAGAGTTAGACTTACCGCATATGCCTGATGAATACGGTCCGTGTGATGGGGCTGAATAAACATGTCATTTGATGCATGTCCAAATAATGCAGGAATAAATGTCTTGGGGGCAAACTGTTGAAAAATAAGGAGACAGAAGAGGTAATTAGGCAAACACCAATGTTAGCTTTGATTTCCATTGAAACTGACAAGTGGTAATTTAGAAAACACACCTGAACAACATCAAGATCCATTATATCAAACTTAGCTCTTCTTTGAATTACACGGCGCATGTACTGCACAGCCATCTTAACCTGAACAATATAAATAATAGCAAACATTATATGATGCAAGTATTGCAACAGTCAGTGGGCAGTTAGGCACTTAACTTAGCAGACAATTAACATGAAACTAGCATCGCTAACTAGAACTTTAGATTATTCCTATACTTGATATATAACCAGAAAATACTAgaattttattatattatagaacatGAACTGAAGTTTGGAAAACTTTTCTTACCTTTTATACATTACCTACCAGTTAGCTAGTGTCATGCACAGTTGCGCAACCAGAGTTGTAAAACATTTGAACTGCACAAAGCTCCCTAAAGACTACTATTTCTGGATGTAAACAcattattttctaattataGATGCATGTTCTTTGTCATGCACACAGCACACAACAGTCAGCTGAAGCACAGTAACAAGGTGACAAGCGGTATAACCAAGCACCATAAACCACCGATTGCGGATTACCGCATAAGCTAAAGTTCATCAAAGCATGTGCCTATATCATACAAACTCCAGAAAGCGAATGGTTCCTTTATTCAGTTCATAGTAACAGTGAACAAGACTATTCTGCAAAAATGACAAGCATACCGTGAACTTAGGAACTCGGATTTTGTAAACATCTACAAGCTCCATCATTAAGTCATATAGGTTAGAGAAAGCACTGTCCAAAACCAGACCGGCAATTGAGGGGTCTTCTGCTCCATACAGTAGGCTGTCAAAAGTTTGGACAGAAGTTATGAAGAACTTACCAAAATTCAATACATAAATAGaaactaaatatttaaaatattttatggaCAGGGGTACTTCTAAGTAACAATTCAAATAATCAACaggaattatatattataaagatTCTAGTGTATCCAAAGacttaaaaaataatgcatcattaagagaaataaagtATTGGATAATTGGTCATAAACTGGGAAACACAAACGCTTTAACCAAATACCTTGTAACAGCACCCATTGATCGCCCCCAAAGGCCTATGCAAGAAACTTCCTTATTGTTTCGCAAAAAGGACACCGCGCATTTGAGATCCTGTTTCTGAGAGTGATTGTATTTTTATCAGATTAGTGCAATTGCAAAACAATAAGAGTGtgttttcaaaaaattatgATGATTATGTACCTCATGCCAACCAAGGCTGACATACTCTCCACCTGATAGCCCTGACCCTGCAAAGTCAAGTGTAAAGAGGGTGATATTTGAAGGGAGAAGTATGACAGCTGCTTCATTTGCATCCGCTCTGCATCCACTGCATTGAGTTAAGAGAAAGAGCTTGTAAGGAATACGATAAGcacaagaagaaaacaaaattaatgaTTCATCTCAATAACTCAGAGACTGTAACTAACAGATAAATGACCGGTCTCCAAGAATTAGAGTGTAAACTACGATCAGAATGTTGGTCCCACCAAAAGATTGatcatattaatataagaaattGAGAACCTATAAGCATAATCCAACTATGATAAATACCTATTTCCATGGCAGTAGATCACACAAGGAAGGGCAGTATTGTCTGGGATGACAGCAGGAACATAGTGGCTGCATTTTAAGGTCTGGTCTCTTCCGTTCGTAAGCTGCCATATACAAGTAACAGAATAAGGCTAATATATAGTAAAAGGGTGATTTTTTCTTCAACAAATGAAAGAGAAAGAAGGCCTTAAAAAGCTCCCCTTACTTGCCTCCAAATCTATTCGTTTGTACTTTCTTCCCGCAAGAGTAAACTCCGGTTCCCACAGATACTGATCTGGATTGTACTCTGCACTGCAAATGCATAGCCAATTAACTGCCTCATACCATAAAGATAAAAAGCATCAGTTGACTATCAACATTTTGTGGGGTTCCGAGTTCCAACTTCATTATTAGACATTAGTGCATCTTAAAGAAAACAAGTAAAGTTATCTTTAGGAAAAAGAGTACTGTGGAATGAATGTTGATGTGCTAACTAAATGCATAAGCCCCCTTTGCGGCACATGCGACTACAACACTCCGCTAATTGTTCGACAAGCTAGTACAGTAATTTCAACAGCAG from Oryza glaberrima chromosome 6, OglaRS2, whole genome shotgun sequence includes these protein-coding regions:
- the LOC127776669 gene encoding uncharacterized protein LOC127776669, coding for MIEQFVNFVIRPPRAEYNPDQYLWEPEFTLAGRKYKRIDLELTNGRDQTLKCSHYVPAVIPDNTALPCVIYCHGNSGCRADANEAAVILLPSNITLFTLDFAGSGLSGGEYVSLGWHEKQDLKCAVSFLRNNKEVSCIGLWGRSMGAVTSLLYGAEDPSIAGLVLDSAFSNLYDLMMELVDVYKIRVPKFTVKMAVQYMRRVIQRRAKFDIMDLDVVQFAPKTFIPALFGHASNDMFIQPHHTDRIHQAYAGDKNLIKFDGDHNSPRPQFYYDSVSIFFYNVLHPPQFPSVCSNKLDKYYNLGAFKVGAGTNESLLYEIINGLRAAGPDAGSSSAAAANFTNATKSVVELLTERVNQLSIKTDNDLDFLLDENHNLTEMDTHTAESHLEDKSHRQNEECCSYTSSNRESWGRCSSLGAASDGSSLGERPEIPSHKHKSMTLRALATPLRRIRRKPLAIPKERKNRSLWKRLKQERQEMGESLTQRFRLCLQGQAQHKRTKSS